In Candidatus Nanopelagicales bacterium, a genomic segment contains:
- a CDS encoding type III pantothenate kinase, producing the protein MLLAIDVGNTNTVLGLFDGETLEHSWRIKTDARSTADEMVLTFRGLLTTTPEVTGIALCSTVPAVLREMRSMLDRYYADVPTVIVEPGTKTGVPVLTDNPKEVGADRIVNTIAAHHLFGGPCIVVDFGTSTNLDVISERGEFLGGALAPGIEISIDALAARAAQLRKVELVRPRSVIGKNTVEALQSGTLYGFAGQVDGLVRRITAELGGVQAVIATGGLAPIVVPESETITDHEPDLTLVGLRLVYAKNATEA; encoded by the coding sequence ATGCTGCTGGCCATCGACGTCGGCAACACCAACACCGTGCTGGGCCTGTTCGACGGCGAGACGCTCGAGCACTCCTGGCGGATCAAGACGGACGCGCGCAGCACCGCGGACGAGATGGTCCTCACGTTCCGCGGGCTGCTGACCACGACGCCGGAGGTCACCGGCATCGCGTTGTGCTCCACGGTGCCGGCCGTCCTGCGCGAGATGCGCTCGATGCTCGACCGCTACTACGCCGACGTCCCGACCGTGATCGTCGAACCGGGTACGAAGACCGGCGTGCCGGTCCTCACCGACAACCCGAAGGAGGTGGGTGCGGACCGGATCGTCAACACGATCGCGGCGCACCACCTGTTCGGCGGGCCGTGCATCGTCGTCGACTTCGGGACTTCGACCAACCTGGACGTGATCTCCGAGCGGGGTGAGTTCCTGGGCGGGGCACTGGCGCCCGGGATCGAGATCTCCATCGATGCGCTGGCCGCGCGGGCGGCGCAGCTGCGCAAGGTCGAGCTGGTCCGGCCGCGTTCCGTCATCGGCAAGAACACCGTGGAGGCGCTGCAGTCCGGGACGCTGTACGGCTTCGCCGGTCAGGTCGACGGCCTGGTGCGCCGGATCACCGCCGAGCTCGGCGGGGTGCAGGCGGTGATCGCGACCGGAGGTCTCGCGCCGATCGTCGTGCCCGAGTCGGAGACCATCACCGACCACGAGCCGGACCTCACGCTGGTGGGCCTGCGGCTGGTGTACGCCAAGAACGCCACAGAGGCCTAG
- a CDS encoding cytochrome P450, whose amino-acid sequence MTDGFDPRAAEVVRDPYPYFDRMRAHGAPVWNDALGLWLAFRYEDANAVLRNRNLGRIFRPKQPDDVWDTFNWLHADSILDSEPPKHTRLKTLVSKAFTRGHIERLRPRVESLCATLLDDATDRIEDTGSFDLIADYAEPLPVLVIADLLGFPEADVPLLRPWSQAIVKMYEYERTEEQEAEARQACAEFADYVGALAADRVKHPGDDLVTHLAQVEQAGERLSERELVATCVLLLNAGHEASVNGFGNGVVQLMRHRDQWDRLVEDPWGLAPTAVDEMLRYDSPLQLFERTATAETEVGGVVVREGEKIAALLGSANRDPSAFDQADVLDVGREPNPHIAFGVGIHYCLGAPLARMELGTSLPMLVERMPGLHEAAEPVQRPTFVLRGWERVPVSS is encoded by the coding sequence ATGACCGACGGCTTCGACCCGCGGGCGGCAGAGGTCGTGCGCGACCCGTACCCGTACTTCGACCGGATGCGGGCCCACGGCGCCCCGGTGTGGAACGACGCGCTGGGCCTGTGGCTGGCGTTCCGGTACGAGGACGCGAATGCGGTGCTGCGCAACCGGAACCTCGGGCGCATCTTCCGGCCGAAGCAGCCGGACGATGTCTGGGACACGTTCAACTGGCTGCACGCCGACTCGATCCTGGACTCCGAACCGCCCAAGCACACCCGGCTGAAGACGTTGGTGTCCAAGGCCTTCACCCGCGGCCACATCGAGCGGCTGCGCCCCCGGGTGGAGTCGCTGTGCGCGACGCTGCTCGACGATGCGACGGACCGGATCGAGGACACCGGCTCCTTCGACCTGATCGCGGACTACGCCGAGCCGCTGCCCGTCCTGGTCATCGCCGATCTGCTCGGCTTCCCCGAGGCGGACGTGCCACTGCTGCGGCCGTGGTCCCAGGCGATCGTGAAGATGTACGAGTACGAGCGCACCGAGGAGCAGGAGGCGGAGGCGCGCCAGGCCTGCGCCGAGTTCGCGGACTACGTGGGGGCACTGGCTGCCGACCGGGTGAAGCACCCCGGTGACGACCTGGTGACGCACCTGGCCCAGGTGGAACAGGCCGGGGAGCGGCTGTCCGAACGTGAGCTGGTCGCCACCTGCGTCCTCCTGCTCAACGCCGGGCACGAGGCGTCGGTCAACGGCTTCGGCAACGGCGTCGTGCAGCTGATGCGGCACCGTGACCAGTGGGACCGGCTGGTCGAGGACCCGTGGGGGCTGGCACCGACAGCGGTCGACGAGATGCTGCGCTACGACTCGCCACTCCAGTTGTTCGAGCGCACCGCCACTGCGGAGACCGAGGTCGGCGGAGTGGTGGTGCGCGAGGGGGAGAAGATCGCGGCGCTGCTGGGCTCGGCCAACCGCGACCCCTCGGCCTTCGACCAGGCGGACGTGCTCGATGTCGGCCGGGAGCCCAACCCGCACATCGCCTTCGGGGTGGGCATCCACTACTGCCTCGGCGCGCCGCTGGCGCGGATGGAGCTCGGCACGTCGCTGCCGATGCTCGTGGAGCGAATGCCCGGGCTGCACGAAGCGGCCGAGCCGGTGCAGCGGCCGACGTTCGTCCTGCGCGGCTGGGAGCGGGTCCCCGTCAGTTCCTGA
- the nadC gene encoding carboxylating nicotinate-nucleotide diphosphorylase, with the protein MSLPPDLNDRLHRSGLDPAYVARLVRDTLDEDLDGGVDVTSHATVPAEQESTMDLVARGDGVVAGILVAQAVFEVAAGWEVTVVRSVADGDPVTRGDVIMSVTGRTRDLLTAERSALNLLCHLSGVATATRRWADALDGTGAAVRDTRKTTPGLRALEKYAVRCGGGVNHRMSLSDAALVKDNHVLAAGGVAEAFDAVRRMWPGLPVEVEVDSLDQLAEVLDAGADLVLLDNFDVDGLRAAVALTAGRARLESSGGLTLESARAVAETGVDYLAVGALTHSAAVLDIGADLRPVAGVS; encoded by the coding sequence ATGAGCCTGCCGCCCGATCTCAACGACCGGCTGCACCGGTCGGGGCTCGATCCTGCGTACGTGGCGCGGCTGGTGCGCGACACGCTCGACGAGGACCTGGACGGCGGGGTCGACGTCACGTCCCACGCCACGGTGCCTGCCGAGCAGGAGTCCACGATGGACCTGGTCGCGCGCGGCGACGGCGTGGTCGCGGGGATCCTGGTGGCGCAGGCGGTGTTCGAGGTGGCGGCCGGCTGGGAGGTCACGGTGGTCCGGTCGGTCGCGGACGGGGACCCGGTGACGCGCGGCGACGTGATCATGTCGGTGACCGGTCGGACACGGGACCTGCTCACGGCGGAGCGGTCGGCGCTGAACCTGCTGTGCCACCTGTCCGGCGTGGCGACGGCGACCCGCCGTTGGGCCGATGCGCTGGACGGGACCGGCGCGGCAGTACGGGACACGCGCAAGACGACGCCCGGGCTGCGGGCGCTGGAGAAGTACGCCGTGCGCTGCGGTGGCGGGGTGAACCACCGGATGTCGCTGTCCGACGCTGCGCTGGTGAAGGACAACCACGTCCTGGCCGCTGGGGGAGTCGCAGAGGCCTTCGACGCGGTGCGCCGGATGTGGCCGGGCCTGCCGGTGGAGGTCGAGGTGGACTCACTGGACCAGCTGGCGGAGGTGCTCGACGCAGGGGCAGACCTGGTCCTGCTGGACAACTTCGACGTCGACGGACTGCGGGCGGCGGTCGCTCTCACCGCGGGGCGGGCGCGGCTGGAGTCATCCGGTGGGTTGACTCTGGAGTCAGCACGGGCGGTGGCGGAGACGGGGGTCGACTACCTGGCCGTCGGGGCGCTCACCCACTCGGCGGCGGTGCTGGACATCGGTGCGGACCTGCGGCCGGTGGCGGGGGTGTCCTGA
- a CDS encoding ABC transporter substrate-binding protein, which yields MRFTRLSMLSVGVVATLALAACGGSSDSGSSSSAAATSESAAASSEAAPAGGPITVAAFNFGESKILAQMYAAVLEKAGYEPEVKELTNREVVQPALQGGEVQVVPEYAATLTDFLNAAANGPDAPSQASGDLDTTMTALRALAEPVGVTVLDASPAADQNAFAVTAEFADANGLTTLSDLATWSQSNDLVLGGPPECVERPFCQPGLEETYGMVFSDFKSLDAGGPLTKQALSQGQIGVGLVFSSDGGVAALDLAVLEDDKQLQKTDNIVPAVNSAVVTQELTDALNAVSAALTTDDLIELNKAVDIDRKDPKDVAVEWLTAQGLL from the coding sequence GTGAGGTTCACACGTTTGTCCATGTTGTCCGTCGGCGTCGTGGCGACGCTGGCCCTGGCCGCCTGCGGCGGCTCGTCCGACTCCGGCTCCTCGTCGTCCGCGGCCGCGACCTCGGAGTCGGCGGCCGCCAGCAGCGAGGCGGCGCCCGCGGGCGGGCCGATCACGGTGGCGGCGTTCAACTTCGGCGAGAGCAAGATCCTGGCTCAGATGTACGCGGCCGTGCTGGAGAAGGCCGGCTACGAGCCGGAGGTCAAGGAGCTCACCAACCGCGAGGTCGTCCAGCCGGCGCTGCAGGGCGGGGAGGTACAGGTGGTGCCGGAGTACGCGGCCACGCTCACCGACTTCCTCAACGCCGCGGCCAACGGGCCGGACGCCCCGTCCCAGGCCAGCGGCGACCTCGACACGACGATGACCGCGCTGCGCGCCCTGGCCGAGCCGGTGGGCGTGACCGTCCTGGACGCCTCGCCCGCGGCGGACCAGAACGCGTTCGCGGTCACCGCCGAGTTCGCAGACGCCAACGGTCTGACCACGCTGTCGGACCTGGCCACCTGGTCACAGTCCAACGACCTCGTCCTCGGTGGCCCCCCGGAGTGCGTGGAGCGCCCCTTCTGCCAGCCCGGGCTGGAGGAGACGTACGGCATGGTCTTCTCCGACTTCAAGTCGCTGGACGCGGGCGGCCCGCTCACCAAGCAGGCGCTGTCGCAGGGGCAGATCGGCGTCGGGCTGGTGTTCTCCTCCGACGGCGGCGTGGCCGCACTCGACCTGGCCGTGCTCGAGGACGACAAGCAGCTGCAGAAGACCGACAACATCGTGCCCGCGGTCAACTCGGCCGTCGTGACCCAGGAGCTGACCGACGCGCTGAACGCGGTCTCCGCGGCCCTCACCACCGACGACCTGATCGAGCTGAACAAGGCCGTCGACATCGACCGCAAGGACCCGAAGGACGTGGCGGTGGAGTGGCTCACGGCGCAGGGGCTGCTCTGA
- a CDS encoding SAM-dependent methyltransferase: MPTASVPWREAWARAQLGPDGFYRRADGTPSRHFATSAGYADVLAAPLVELLARTDRALGHPPRLDLVDVGAGDGSLLAALLARLDRHAPVLTGRVIATAVDVRQRPPDLDPRVRWVRGAAPPAVHAAFPDGVRGLLLALELLDDIPCDVVEVDPDGRLRTVLVDPRTGDESYGEPPSDADRAWLDRWWPLSSPADRAEVGRTRDLALRGLVDAVSAGTVLVVDYAHRREERIGTTAGTLTGYRDGHRVPPVPDGGCNVTAHVALDACAAALEGGCGRPVRTAVTAQRAALQGLGLDAALPTPAVARSDPTAYAAGLARASRAGRLLDPDGLGAHLWLVAEVPGHAPGAPDASVRN, encoded by the coding sequence GTGCCCACCGCCTCGGTCCCCTGGCGCGAGGCGTGGGCGCGCGCGCAGCTCGGACCGGACGGCTTCTACCGCCGGGCGGACGGCACCCCGAGCCGCCACTTCGCCACGTCGGCCGGGTACGCCGACGTCCTGGCCGCGCCGCTCGTCGAACTGCTGGCGCGCACCGACCGGGCGCTGGGCCACCCGCCGCGGCTGGACCTGGTCGACGTGGGCGCCGGTGACGGGTCACTGCTCGCCGCTCTGCTCGCGCGCCTCGACCGGCACGCGCCGGTGCTGACCGGCCGCGTCATCGCGACCGCGGTCGACGTACGCCAGCGCCCGCCCGACCTCGATCCGAGGGTCCGGTGGGTGCGCGGGGCCGCGCCGCCAGCTGTGCACGCCGCCTTCCCCGACGGCGTACGCGGCCTGCTGCTCGCGCTGGAGCTCCTGGACGACATTCCCTGCGACGTGGTCGAGGTGGACCCCGACGGCCGGCTCCGCACGGTCCTCGTCGACCCCAGGACCGGGGACGAGTCGTACGGGGAACCGCCGTCCGACGCGGACCGCGCCTGGCTGGACCGGTGGTGGCCCCTGTCGTCGCCCGCGGATCGGGCGGAGGTCGGTCGCACGCGCGACCTCGCGCTCCGGGGGCTGGTGGACGCCGTGTCCGCAGGGACGGTCCTGGTCGTGGACTACGCGCACCGGCGGGAGGAGCGGATCGGCACCACCGCGGGGACCCTCACCGGGTACCGCGACGGCCACCGGGTGCCGCCGGTCCCTGACGGCGGCTGCAACGTCACGGCGCACGTGGCCCTCGACGCCTGCGCGGCTGCCCTGGAGGGCGGCTGCGGTCGTCCGGTGCGCACCGCAGTGACCGCGCAGCGAGCAGCCCTGCAGGGCCTGGGTCTCGACGCGGCGCTCCCGACGCCAGCCGTGGCCCGGTCCGACCCCACGGCGTACGCGGCGGGGCTGGCCCGAGCCTCCCGGGCCGGTCGGCTACTCGACCCGGACGGCCTCGGCGCGCACCTGTGGCTGGTGGCGGAGGTTCCAGGGCACGCGCCGGGCGCTCCTGACGCATCGGTCAGGAACTGA
- a CDS encoding L-aspartate oxidase, translating to MTDLVLPRRLVAPAPGWTAEADVIVVGSGVAGLSVALQARQAGHTVLLVTKAQVDEGSTRWAQGGIAAALADDDSPAAHLQDTLVAGAGLCDVEAVRALVTQGPDAVRRLIDLGARFDVDATGGLALTREGGHLHDRIAHAGGDATGAEISRALVAAVALDPGIELVEQALVLDLLLDATGAAQGVTLHVMGQGQRDGVGAALAPAVVLATGGLGQVFSQTTNPYVATGDGVAMALRAGADVADLEFVQFHPTVLWLGPAARGQQPLVSEAVRGEGAVLLDADGQRFMPEVHPLAELAPRDVVAKAIMRRMRESGAPHVWLDGRGLGSDTWQRRFPTILQSCRDHGVDPVTDLIPVAPAQHYASGGVRTDLHGRATVPGLFACGEVACTGVHGANRLASNSLLEGLVFAERIGAVLAAGVPPRREPVEPGAGAAGLLANRCRRPIQRVMDLDAGVLRSAGSLQAAAAALVALDDASGSQPCTEDWETANLHALSSVLVRHAWLREETRGSHWREDFPDKDDERWRVRLVASLDPEGRVVSREEPVAAHDAEFRPASS from the coding sequence GTGACGGATCTGGTGCTGCCACGGCGGCTCGTCGCACCCGCACCCGGGTGGACGGCCGAGGCCGACGTCATCGTCGTGGGGTCCGGCGTGGCCGGCCTGAGCGTCGCGCTGCAGGCACGGCAGGCCGGGCACACCGTGCTGCTCGTCACCAAGGCGCAGGTCGACGAGGGGTCAACCCGCTGGGCCCAGGGTGGTATCGCCGCGGCGCTGGCGGACGACGACTCGCCGGCCGCCCACCTGCAGGACACGCTGGTGGCCGGCGCGGGCCTGTGCGACGTGGAGGCCGTCCGCGCGCTGGTGACGCAGGGACCGGATGCGGTGCGGCGCCTGATCGACCTGGGGGCGCGCTTCGACGTGGACGCGACCGGGGGGCTCGCGCTGACGCGCGAGGGCGGCCACCTGCACGACCGGATCGCGCACGCCGGCGGGGACGCGACCGGCGCCGAGATCTCCCGCGCGCTGGTCGCCGCCGTGGCGCTCGACCCCGGCATCGAGCTGGTCGAGCAGGCGCTGGTGCTGGACCTGCTGCTGGACGCCACGGGCGCGGCGCAGGGCGTCACGCTGCACGTGATGGGTCAGGGCCAGCGGGACGGGGTGGGGGCCGCGCTCGCGCCCGCGGTGGTGCTCGCCACCGGTGGGCTGGGGCAGGTCTTCTCACAGACGACGAACCCGTACGTCGCCACCGGCGACGGGGTGGCGATGGCGCTGCGCGCGGGCGCGGACGTGGCGGACCTGGAGTTCGTGCAGTTCCACCCCACCGTGCTGTGGCTGGGCCCAGCCGCGCGAGGACAGCAGCCGCTGGTGTCGGAGGCGGTGCGCGGCGAGGGCGCGGTGCTGCTCGACGCCGACGGCCAGCGGTTCATGCCGGAGGTGCACCCGCTCGCCGAGCTGGCGCCGCGGGACGTCGTTGCCAAGGCGATCATGCGACGGATGCGCGAGTCCGGTGCTCCGCACGTGTGGCTCGACGGCCGCGGGCTGGGCTCGGACACGTGGCAGCGCCGCTTCCCGACGATCCTGCAGTCGTGCCGGGACCACGGCGTGGACCCGGTGACCGACCTGATCCCGGTGGCACCGGCCCAGCACTACGCGTCCGGTGGCGTGCGTACGGATCTGCACGGGCGAGCCACGGTGCCCGGGCTCTTCGCCTGCGGCGAGGTGGCGTGCACCGGCGTGCACGGCGCCAACCGCCTGGCGTCGAACTCACTGCTGGAGGGGCTGGTGTTCGCCGAGCGGATCGGCGCGGTGCTGGCTGCGGGGGTGCCGCCGCGGCGGGAGCCGGTCGAGCCGGGGGCCGGCGCTGCCGGGCTGCTGGCCAACCGATGCCGGCGACCGATCCAGCGGGTCATGGACCTCGACGCCGGGGTCCTGCGCAGCGCCGGGTCGCTGCAAGCGGCGGCGGCCGCGCTCGTCGCGCTCGACGACGCGTCCGGCTCGCAGCCGTGCACGGAGGACTGGGAGACGGCGAACCTGCATGCACTGTCGTCGGTCCTGGTGCGGCACGCGTGGCTGCGCGAGGAGACCCGGGGGTCGCACTGGCGAGAGGACTTCCCGGACAAGGACGATGAGCGCTGGCGGGTGCGCCTCGTCGCCTCGCTGGATCCCGAGGGCCGGGTCGTGTCGCGCGAGGAGCCGGTGGCCGCGCACGACGCGGAGTTCCGACCGGCATCGTCATGA
- the panC gene encoding pantoate--beta-alanine ligase, giving the protein MSDEEALAEARRVLGVVDGPRVVRSVAELREVLGSARDGRTRSGGLDGYPRAVVMTMGALHEGHAMLMRAARDWTALRYDIEPSDVRVVVTLFVNPTQFGPGEDFDRYPRAFDADVALCGRERVDLVFAPDVEQVYPDGTPVVTVDPGPLGSELEGEFRPGHFAGMLTIVAKLLDLTEPSAAFFGEKDYQQLTLIRRMVRDLDIPVDVVGVPTVRDDSGLALSSRNAYLSEEQRRQALAIVVALAAAQEAAEEGIAPATFVPMLREHLESQPGIDAVDYLEVRDPDLGPAPSSGEARILVAARVGGVRLLDNAFLELVTS; this is encoded by the coding sequence GTGAGCGACGAGGAGGCACTGGCCGAGGCGCGCCGGGTGCTGGGCGTCGTCGACGGACCACGGGTGGTGCGCTCCGTCGCCGAGCTGCGAGAGGTCCTCGGCAGCGCGCGGGACGGGCGGACGCGCTCCGGCGGCCTGGACGGCTATCCGCGTGCGGTCGTGATGACGATGGGCGCGCTGCATGAGGGCCACGCGATGCTGATGCGCGCGGCGCGGGACTGGACGGCGCTGCGCTACGACATCGAGCCGTCCGACGTGAGGGTGGTGGTGACGCTGTTCGTGAACCCCACGCAGTTCGGACCGGGCGAGGACTTCGACCGCTACCCACGCGCCTTCGACGCCGACGTCGCGCTGTGCGGTCGGGAACGGGTGGACCTGGTCTTCGCGCCCGACGTCGAGCAGGTCTACCCGGACGGGACCCCGGTGGTCACGGTCGACCCGGGCCCGCTGGGGTCGGAGCTGGAGGGCGAGTTCCGGCCGGGGCACTTCGCCGGGATGCTCACGATCGTGGCCAAGCTTCTCGACCTGACCGAGCCGAGTGCGGCGTTCTTCGGGGAGAAGGACTACCAGCAGCTCACCCTGATCCGGCGGATGGTGCGCGACCTCGACATCCCCGTCGATGTGGTGGGGGTGCCGACGGTGCGCGACGACAGCGGGCTGGCGCTGTCCAGCCGCAACGCGTACCTCAGCGAGGAGCAGCGTCGGCAGGCGCTGGCGATCGTGGTCGCGCTCGCGGCCGCGCAGGAGGCCGCGGAGGAGGGGATCGCTCCGGCCACGTTCGTCCCGATGCTGCGCGAGCACCTGGAGTCGCAGCCGGGGATCGACGCGGTGGACTACCTGGAGGTGCGTGATCCCGACCTCGGCCCGGCCCCCTCGTCGGGGGAGGCGCGGATCCTGGTCGCGGCCCGCGTCGGCGGGGTCCGTTTGCTGGACAACGCATTCCTGGAGCTGGTGACGTCGTGA
- a CDS encoding DUF2520 domain-containing protein — MTQPPAPEAPDGPPRLSVGVVGTGRAGSVLGAALRRAGHPVVAAYGVSDLSRVRAEALLPGVPLVALPDVLAAADLVLLTVPDDALPGLVAGLAEAGHVRAGQFVAHASGRYGTHVLAPMTARGALPLALHPVMTFTGTSVDLTRLDGCPFGVTAPDPLRPVAEALVVEMGGEPVWVPEDRRALYHAALAGGANHMVTLVAQTLDLLRRAGIDEPARLVAPLLSAALDNALRHGDQALTGPVARGDAATVTAHVDEIGRVSPEARAAYVALARLTADRALAAGLLRAEKAEALLDALARRTDEVDEGGAR; from the coding sequence GTGACCCAGCCCCCCGCGCCCGAAGCCCCGGACGGGCCGCCGCGGCTGTCGGTCGGCGTCGTCGGCACCGGCCGGGCGGGCAGCGTGCTCGGTGCCGCGCTGCGTCGAGCCGGTCACCCGGTGGTCGCGGCGTACGGCGTGTCCGACCTGTCCCGGGTGCGCGCGGAGGCGCTGCTGCCCGGCGTGCCGCTGGTGGCGCTGCCCGACGTGCTCGCGGCCGCCGACCTGGTCCTGCTCACCGTTCCGGACGACGCGCTCCCCGGACTGGTCGCCGGGCTCGCCGAGGCGGGCCACGTCCGCGCAGGACAGTTCGTTGCCCACGCGTCCGGCCGGTACGGCACGCACGTGCTGGCGCCGATGACCGCGCGCGGCGCGCTGCCTCTCGCGCTGCACCCGGTGATGACGTTCACCGGCACCAGCGTCGACCTGACCAGGCTGGACGGGTGCCCGTTCGGCGTGACCGCGCCGGACCCGCTGCGCCCGGTGGCCGAGGCTCTCGTGGTGGAGATGGGCGGGGAGCCGGTATGGGTTCCCGAGGACCGCCGGGCGCTGTATCACGCCGCGCTCGCGGGCGGGGCCAACCACATGGTCACGCTGGTCGCGCAGACGCTGGACCTGTTGCGGCGAGCCGGGATCGACGAGCCGGCACGCCTGGTCGCGCCGCTGCTGTCGGCCGCGCTGGACAACGCGCTGCGGCACGGCGACCAGGCGCTGACCGGTCCGGTGGCCCGCGGCGACGCGGCGACGGTCACCGCGCACGTCGACGAGATCGGGCGGGTGTCGCCGGAGGCGCGTGCTGCCTACGTCGCACTCGCCCGGCTCACCGCTGACCGCGCGCTCGCGGCCGGGCTGCTGCGGGCGGAGAAGGCCGAGGCGCTGCTGGACGCGCTGGCCCGGCGTACGGACGAGGTCGACGAGGGGGGTGCCCGGTGA
- a CDS encoding PH domain-containing protein → MTPLVHAANVLPIGFIVVLAWGNAGLSRLGGWALPGAVLLSLLLAGIVGGFQYLAWTRLTYWFDADGDLRVDSGVVSRQQRRLQLSRLQSVDVAQPLVARIFGMATVKVEVAGVGDSRVQLAYLTHAEATALRSEILARAAGLRHDAGEAPEQVLAVVPTGDLVLSLLMRGVTVMLLLVTVLLVVATTIASGPAGLVLILLTGGVPLIAVFGEFTKYFNFTVAESPDGLRLRYGLLRTEAQTVPPGRVQAVEFVEPLLWRRRGWVRVRLNIAGIGGSSDGSGQTQETVLVPVAPLPLATALVGRILPGVDLASIPLAPVPDAARRRSPIQWRRLGVGWDDRVFVARRGRVVRHLAVIPHVRTQSVRVTQGPWERALGLASMHVDSTPGPVQVSALHRDAAQARRLAEEQLERARAARASAGPDRWMRPPAVPPPPAVPPPPAVPPAPSPLPPPDPGDPR, encoded by the coding sequence GTGACCCCGCTGGTGCACGCGGCGAACGTGCTGCCGATCGGCTTCATCGTCGTGCTGGCCTGGGGCAACGCCGGTCTGTCGCGGCTCGGGGGCTGGGCGCTGCCCGGAGCCGTGCTGCTGTCCCTGCTGCTGGCCGGGATCGTGGGCGGCTTCCAGTACCTCGCCTGGACCCGGCTGACGTACTGGTTCGACGCCGACGGCGACCTGCGGGTCGACTCCGGAGTCGTCTCCCGGCAGCAGCGCCGGCTGCAGCTCAGCCGGCTGCAGAGCGTGGACGTCGCGCAGCCACTGGTCGCGCGCATCTTCGGCATGGCCACGGTGAAGGTGGAGGTCGCCGGGGTCGGTGACTCCCGGGTGCAGCTGGCGTACCTCACGCACGCCGAGGCCACCGCGCTGCGCAGCGAGATCCTGGCCCGGGCGGCCGGCCTGCGGCACGACGCGGGGGAGGCGCCCGAGCAGGTCCTGGCCGTGGTGCCGACCGGGGACCTGGTGCTGTCCCTGCTCATGCGCGGGGTCACCGTCATGCTGCTGCTCGTCACGGTGCTGCTCGTGGTCGCCACGACCATCGCGTCCGGTCCGGCCGGTCTGGTGCTGATCCTCCTCACCGGAGGTGTGCCCCTGATCGCGGTGTTCGGCGAGTTCACCAAGTACTTCAACTTCACCGTCGCGGAGTCCCCGGACGGGTTGCGGCTGCGCTACGGGCTGCTGCGCACGGAGGCGCAGACCGTCCCGCCGGGGCGGGTGCAGGCCGTGGAGTTCGTCGAGCCGCTGCTGTGGCGCCGCCGCGGTTGGGTCCGGGTACGTCTCAACATCGCCGGCATCGGCGGGTCTTCCGACGGCAGCGGGCAGACGCAGGAGACCGTGCTCGTCCCGGTTGCACCGCTCCCGCTGGCGACCGCGCTGGTCGGGCGGATCCTGCCCGGGGTCGACCTGGCCTCGATCCCGCTGGCACCGGTCCCGGACGCCGCTCGCCGCCGGTCGCCGATCCAGTGGCGCCGGCTGGGCGTGGGCTGGGACGACCGGGTGTTCGTCGCCCGGCGCGGCCGGGTGGTGCGCCACCTCGCGGTCATCCCGCACGTGCGTACGCAGTCGGTGCGGGTGACCCAGGGTCCGTGGGAGCGGGCGCTGGGCCTGGCCTCGATGCACGTCGACAGCACCCCCGGCCCGGTGCAGGTGTCGGCGCTGCACCGGGACGCGGCCCAGGCGCGGCGACTGGCCGAGGAGCAGCTCGAGCGCGCCCGTGCCGCCCGCGCCAGCGCCGGACCGGACCGGTGGATGCGACCGCCGGCAGTGCCGCCCCCGCCAGCAGTGCCGCCCCCGCCAGCAGTGCCGCCGGCGCCCAGCCCACTGCCCCCACCCGACCCTGGAGACCCGAGATGA
- a CDS encoding PH domain-containing protein produces MTRTVDEAFAPPGEPWVHVSPKLVTARRISLGLAYVLVLAGLIALIVVPGVPAWVPAVVAGVAFAVFVWAWWLIGRRVRSYGYVERTDDLMVTSGILFRRLVIVPYGRMQLVDLKAGPIDRSLGVATVQLHTAAATTDATIPGLPPDAAAALRDRLAARGEQRSAGL; encoded by the coding sequence ATGACCCGCACCGTCGACGAGGCCTTCGCCCCGCCGGGCGAACCCTGGGTCCACGTCTCCCCGAAGCTCGTGACCGCCCGGCGGATCTCGCTGGGGCTGGCGTACGTACTGGTCCTGGCCGGCCTGATCGCGCTGATCGTCGTGCCCGGCGTGCCGGCCTGGGTGCCGGCGGTCGTCGCGGGCGTGGCGTTCGCCGTGTTCGTCTGGGCCTGGTGGCTCATCGGCCGTCGGGTGCGGTCGTACGGCTATGTCGAGCGCACCGACGACCTCATGGTGACCAGCGGCATCCTCTTCCGCCGCCTGGTCATCGTCCCGTACGGGCGGATGCAACTGGTCGACCTCAAGGCCGGTCCGATCGACCGGTCCCTCGGCGTCGCGACCGTGCAGCTGCACACTGCGGCGGCCACGACGGACGCGACCATCCCGGGCCTGCCGCCGGACGCGGCGGCGGCGCTGCGCGACCGGCTCGCGGCGCGCGGGGAGCAGCGGTCGGCCGGGCTGTGA